In one Zobellia galactanivorans genomic region, the following are encoded:
- a CDS encoding response regulator: MNKIESICIIDDDPITVFGIQKMLSLVVQCDDITVYRNGKLAIDGIKRRIEENKQAPQVIFLDINMPIMDGWQFLDEFITLSTKEKVRVNIITSSIDKIDLQKWECFKQKTDHTITFNNKPIRKEHVAEITKVA, encoded by the coding sequence ATGAACAAAATTGAGAGTATTTGTATTATCGATGATGATCCGATTACGGTGTTCGGCATTCAAAAAATGTTGAGCCTCGTTGTGCAGTGCGATGATATTACAGTATACCGTAATGGCAAGTTGGCAATTGACGGAATCAAACGACGAATAGAAGAAAACAAGCAAGCCCCACAGGTCATTTTTTTAGACATCAATATGCCCATCATGGACGGATGGCAATTTCTAGATGAATTCATAACCCTGTCCACAAAAGAAAAAGTAAGGGTAAACATTATTACCTCTTCCATAGACAAAATCGACTTACAAAAATGGGAGTGCTTCAAGCAAAAAACCGACCACACCATTACCTTCAACAACAAACCCATCCGTAAAGAACACGTTGCCGAGATTACCAAAGTAGCATAG
- a CDS encoding RluA family pseudouridine synthase, giving the protein MQTPENQELNDDELFEHHRFVASKGQEPLRVDKFLMNFIEYATRNKIQQAAKSGHIWVNGAIVKQNYKVKPGDEVKVLFEHPPHEFLLVAEDIPIDIVYEDDVLLVVNKPAGMVVHPGHGNYSGTLINALLHHIKDLPVNSNERPGLVHRIDKDTSGLLVVAKTEAAMTHLAKQFFDKTSEREYIALVWGNVEDDHGTIEGNIARNPKNRLQMQVFPEGDEGKEAVTHYSVIERLGYVTLVSCKLETGRTHQIRAHMKYIGHTLFNDERYGGDKILKGTTFTKYKQFVDNAFKVLPRQALHAKTLGFVHPVTGETMRFDSEIPQDMVDCIDKWRHYAQHSSK; this is encoded by the coding sequence ATGCAAACACCGGAAAACCAAGAACTGAACGATGACGAGCTTTTTGAGCATCACCGTTTTGTAGCCTCAAAAGGTCAAGAACCGTTAAGGGTCGATAAATTCTTAATGAATTTCATAGAATACGCTACCCGAAACAAAATCCAACAGGCTGCGAAAAGTGGTCATATTTGGGTCAATGGGGCTATCGTAAAACAAAATTACAAGGTAAAACCGGGCGATGAGGTAAAGGTCTTGTTCGAGCATCCGCCGCATGAATTTCTTTTGGTTGCTGAAGATATTCCTATCGATATCGTTTACGAAGACGATGTGCTCTTGGTGGTGAACAAGCCCGCCGGAATGGTGGTACACCCAGGTCATGGTAACTATTCGGGTACGCTGATCAATGCGCTACTACATCATATCAAAGACCTTCCTGTAAATAGTAACGAACGGCCAGGCTTGGTGCACCGTATAGATAAGGATACGTCGGGACTTTTAGTGGTAGCCAAAACCGAGGCTGCAATGACCCATCTTGCCAAACAATTTTTCGATAAAACATCGGAAAGGGAATATATAGCCTTGGTATGGGGCAATGTGGAGGATGATCATGGGACAATTGAGGGCAATATTGCCAGAAATCCAAAGAACCGCTTACAAATGCAGGTCTTCCCTGAGGGCGATGAAGGCAAGGAAGCCGTAACGCATTACTCCGTTATAGAAAGGTTGGGTTATGTAACCTTGGTGTCGTGTAAGCTCGAAACAGGTCGTACCCATCAGATCCGGGCGCATATGAAATACATAGGCCATACCCTCTTTAACGATGAGCGCTATGGAGGTGATAAAATATTAAAGGGCACCACATTTACCAAGTACAAACAGTTTGTGGACAACGCCTTCAAAGTACTGCCCCGGCAGGCCTTACATGCCAAAACCTTGGGTTTTGTACATCCCGTAACGGGCGAGACCATGCGTTTCGATTCTGAAATTCCCCAAGATATGGTCGATTGTATCGATAAATGGAGGCACTATGCACAGCACAGTAGCAAATAG
- the yaaA gene encoding peroxide stress protein YaaA, with translation MKIVISPAKSLDFEKEYPKYKETQPQFLDEAQSLNKVLAKKSPKALSELMGISDNLAQLNYERNQNFEVPFTLKNSRPAIYAFTGDVYQGLDPYTIPSHKMEKLQERLRILSGLYGILRPLDLMQPYRLEMGTQLKVGRKKNLYEFWKKTLTDTLNSELKDDELFINLASNEYFSAIDKKALKVPIITPIFKDWKNDKLKVISFFAKKARGAMVRYIIDNEVQSLDELKGFNYNEYEFSPSHTLKENEPVFIR, from the coding sequence ATGAAAATCGTTATCTCTCCTGCAAAATCCTTGGATTTTGAAAAAGAATATCCAAAATATAAGGAAACACAACCACAATTTTTAGATGAGGCCCAGAGCCTGAACAAGGTTTTGGCCAAAAAAAGTCCAAAGGCCCTATCTGAGCTTATGGGGATTTCCGATAATTTGGCCCAGCTCAATTATGAGCGAAACCAGAACTTTGAAGTGCCTTTTACCCTGAAAAATTCCAGACCGGCCATTTATGCGTTCACGGGTGATGTCTATCAGGGACTGGATCCCTATACCATACCCTCCCATAAGATGGAGAAATTACAGGAAAGATTACGTATCCTCTCGGGATTGTACGGTATTCTTCGCCCCCTTGACCTTATGCAGCCCTATCGTTTGGAAATGGGTACGCAGCTGAAGGTCGGTAGAAAGAAGAACCTTTACGAGTTTTGGAAAAAGACCCTGACCGATACCTTGAATTCGGAATTGAAAGACGATGAGCTTTTTATCAACCTGGCGAGCAACGAATATTTTAGTGCCATTGACAAAAAGGCGCTGAAAGTACCTATTATTACCCCCATATTCAAAGATTGGAAAAACGACAAGCTCAAGGTTATTAGTTTCTTTGCGAAGAAAGCGCGCGGTGCCATGGTTCGTTATATTATAGATAACGAAGTGCAAAGCCTTGATGAACTGAAAGGGTTCAACTATAACGAATATGAGTTTAGCCCGTCACATACCTTAAAAGAAAACGAACCTGTTTTTATCAGGTAA
- a CDS encoding 30S ribosomal protein THX, translating to MGRGDKKSRRGKIANRSYGARRPRKIKRRPTVEEKISLKKKK from the coding sequence ATGGGAAGAGGAGACAAAAAATCGAGAAGAGGGAAAATTGCCAATCGCTCTTACGGGGCAAGGCGCCCTAGAAAAATTAAGAGACGCCCTACCGTAGAAGAAAAAATCAGCCTAAAGAAAAAGAAATAG
- a CDS encoding PASTA domain-containing protein has translation MRNFFNFLKSRVFFIQLGLAIVLLVVVSIFVLRWLSSTTNHGEFVEVPNFAKMSVPDMRKSAEAAKLRYEVLDSANFNPEYPRFSIIEQNPPAGSKVKENRKIYLTVNPSGYKKVSVPNIIQVTQRNATSMLRAVGLDVQRVTYIDQLGKDMVYYIKYKGKQIKPGDKLPKTSKIELVCGNGSITDQARVQADSE, from the coding sequence ATGCGTAATTTTTTCAACTTTTTAAAAAGTAGGGTGTTTTTTATTCAACTAGGCCTGGCGATAGTGCTTTTGGTAGTTGTATCGATTTTTGTATTGCGCTGGTTAAGCTCTACCACCAATCACGGTGAATTTGTTGAAGTGCCCAATTTTGCCAAGATGTCGGTTCCCGATATGCGTAAGTCGGCAGAAGCAGCAAAATTAAGATATGAAGTTCTCGATTCGGCAAACTTCAATCCCGAGTATCCGAGGTTTTCGATTATAGAGCAAAATCCACCGGCGGGTAGTAAGGTCAAGGAAAACCGAAAAATTTATCTGACCGTAAATCCTTCCGGCTATAAAAAAGTTTCCGTTCCTAATATTATACAGGTTACCCAGCGTAACGCTACCTCAATGTTACGCGCCGTAGGTCTTGATGTGCAGCGGGTTACCTATATTGACCAGTTGGGTAAAGACATGGTCTATTATATTAAGTACAAGGGCAAGCAAATCAAACCCGGCGACAAGCTGCCTAAAACCTCTAAGATAGAATTGGTTTGTGGTAATGGCTCCATTACCGATCAGGCCAGGGTTCAAGCAGATTCAGAATAA
- a CDS encoding D-alanine--D-alanine ligase, whose amino-acid sequence MKKNIAIIMGGYSSEYKISLNSGNVVHRYLNKERFNTYRIHIFKEKWVYVDANEKEHPVNKADFTVNTDQGHVAFDCVFNAIHGTPGEDGLMQAYFELLGIPQTSCDYYQSALTFNKRDLLSVLKPYGIKSAPSYYLNLGDPIDEEAIIAKVGLPCFVKANKAGSSFGISKVHEKENLRSAIDKAYQEDDEIIIEGFLDGTEVSVGVITYKGETKVLPITEIVSENDFFDYEAKYQGKSQEITPARISKIQRDKVEEMAKRAYEVLKMKGYSRSEFIFIEDEPYMLEMNTTPGLTTESILPQQAEKAGISLEELFTSAVDEALNQK is encoded by the coding sequence ATGAAGAAAAATATTGCCATCATTATGGGGGGCTACTCTAGCGAGTACAAAATTTCGTTAAACAGTGGAAATGTAGTACACCGCTACCTGAACAAAGAAAGGTTCAACACCTATCGTATCCATATTTTTAAAGAAAAATGGGTCTATGTTGATGCAAACGAAAAAGAACACCCGGTAAACAAGGCCGATTTTACGGTAAACACCGATCAGGGTCACGTGGCTTTTGATTGTGTTTTCAATGCCATTCACGGCACTCCGGGCGAAGACGGCCTCATGCAGGCTTATTTTGAGCTGCTAGGCATTCCCCAGACCTCATGCGACTATTACCAATCGGCCCTTACCTTTAATAAGCGTGACCTTTTAAGCGTATTGAAGCCGTATGGTATAAAATCCGCCCCATCTTATTATTTGAACCTCGGCGACCCGATCGATGAGGAAGCGATTATTGCCAAGGTAGGCCTACCCTGTTTCGTAAAGGCCAACAAAGCCGGCAGCAGTTTTGGCATTTCCAAAGTACATGAAAAAGAAAATTTAAGAAGCGCCATAGACAAGGCCTACCAAGAAGACGATGAAATTATCATTGAAGGCTTTCTCGACGGAACGGAAGTTTCCGTTGGCGTGATTACCTACAAAGGAGAAACCAAGGTGTTGCCCATTACCGAAATCGTTTCGGAAAACGACTTCTTTGATTACGAAGCAAAGTACCAAGGCAAATCGCAAGAAATAACCCCTGCCCGCATTTCCAAAATACAGCGAGACAAGGTGGAAGAAATGGCCAAGCGCGCTTACGAAGTATTAAAAATGAAAGGTTATTCAAGAAGCGAGTTCATATTTATTGAAGACGAACCTTATATGTTGGAGATGAACACCACCCCTGGCCTGACCACCGAAAGCATATTACCACAGCAGGCCGAAAAGGCCGGCATTTCTTTGGAAGAACTATTTACAAGCGCCGTTGATGAAGCACTCAACCAAAAATGA
- a CDS encoding pyruvate carboxylase: MKIEKVLVANRGEIAIRIFRACVEIGVRTVGIYTYEDRYSLHRYKADESYQIGEDNEPLKPYLDIDAIIKVAKENNVDAIHPGYGFLSENAKFAQKCADNGIVFVGPKVSVLKALGDKITAKEVAVANNIPIIQSSDKDLKDVKTAIAEANRIGYPLMLKAASGGGGRGMRVIRTQEELEKGFPEAKRESLNAFGDDTVFLEKFVENPKHIEIQIVADTHGNIVHLYERDCSVQRRYQKVIEFAPSIGLPQETKDSLYRYAIAICKAVDYNNIGTVEFLVDDDGSIYFIEVNPRIQVEHTVTEMITNIDLVKAQLFIAGGYKLSDTQIKIPNQESVQVTGIALQCRITTEDPSNDFKPDYGVVTTYRSASGFGIRLDAGSIYQGVVISPFFDSMLVKVSARSRTLDGCCRKMRRALAEFRIRGVNTNMAFLDNILKHETFREGKVTVNFIKNEPKLFEFTEPRNRANKLITFLGEVIVNGNPDVKKLEPGRIFSKPTIPSFPKMDGHPRGTKDLLTELGPEQFAQWLKAEKKVHFTDTTMRDAHQSLLATRMRTIDMMKVAEGYAKNHPEIFSMEVWGGATFDVCLRFLHENPWERLALLRKAMPNVLLQMLIRGSNGVGYTAYPDNLIEKFVEESWNTGVDVFRIFDSLNWMKSIAPCIEHVRTRTGGLAEGSICYTGDILNPSKTKYDLKYYVQLAKDIENAGAHILGVKDMAGLLKPNAAFELIQALKSEINIPIHLHTHDTSSVQTATYLKAVEAGVDVVDVALGGLSGLTSQPNFNSVLEMLRFHERENPMNTEKLAEYSNYWETVRNYYYTFESGLKSGTGDVYHHEIPGGQYSNLKGQAIALGLEDKFTEVTKMYAEVNQMFGDIIKVTPSSKVVGDMAQYMISNNLSVADVMEKGEDISFPESVKSFFRGDLGQPVGGFPKKLQKIVLKDEKPYTNRPNAHLEPIDFDKEFKAFRRKFKKGMGRELEMTDFLSYKLYPKVFTDAYNNHVKYGNLVNIPTKNFFYGMEVGEEIMVELEGGKNVLISLMLKGEPDEAGNVSIFFKINGQLRNILIKDTSVKVEKQENIKVDPSDPKQIGAPLQGLLSNVLVKTGQEVKRNQPLFVIEAMKMETTVTATEEGVVAKIQLQGGSLVNSEDLVLTLK, translated from the coding sequence ATGAAGATAGAAAAGGTTTTAGTAGCGAACAGAGGTGAAATTGCCATACGTATTTTTAGGGCCTGTGTTGAGATCGGTGTGCGAACGGTTGGGATCTATACTTACGAAGACCGGTATTCCTTACACCGCTACAAAGCCGATGAATCGTATCAAATAGGGGAGGATAACGAACCGTTAAAACCCTACTTGGATATCGACGCCATTATAAAGGTGGCCAAAGAGAACAATGTAGATGCCATTCACCCGGGGTACGGATTTTTGTCGGAGAACGCCAAGTTCGCCCAAAAATGCGCTGACAACGGTATTGTCTTTGTCGGTCCTAAAGTTTCGGTATTAAAGGCCTTGGGCGATAAGATCACCGCCAAGGAGGTAGCGGTGGCGAACAATATTCCCATAATTCAGAGCAGCGATAAGGACCTGAAGGATGTAAAGACGGCCATAGCCGAAGCCAATCGCATTGGTTATCCCTTGATGTTAAAGGCGGCTTCGGGTGGTGGTGGACGTGGAATGCGCGTCATTCGGACCCAAGAGGAGCTTGAAAAGGGCTTTCCCGAAGCCAAAAGGGAGTCGTTGAACGCCTTTGGAGACGATACGGTCTTCCTCGAAAAGTTTGTAGAGAACCCCAAACATATCGAAATACAGATCGTGGCCGATACCCATGGAAACATCGTGCATTTGTACGAACGCGATTGTTCCGTACAAAGGAGGTATCAGAAGGTTATAGAATTCGCCCCGTCGATAGGACTCCCACAAGAGACCAAGGATAGTCTATATCGTTATGCCATAGCCATTTGCAAGGCGGTCGATTATAACAATATCGGTACGGTGGAGTTTTTGGTAGACGATGACGGTAGTATCTATTTTATAGAGGTGAATCCGCGTATTCAGGTAGAGCATACGGTTACCGAAATGATTACCAATATCGATTTGGTAAAGGCCCAACTTTTTATAGCGGGAGGATATAAACTGTCGGATACCCAGATAAAAATACCGAATCAAGAATCGGTTCAAGTAACGGGTATAGCACTGCAATGTAGAATAACTACTGAAGACCCATCGAATGACTTCAAACCCGATTACGGGGTGGTCACTACTTATAGAAGTGCTTCCGGTTTTGGTATTCGTTTAGATGCGGGAAGCATTTATCAAGGGGTGGTTATCTCGCCTTTTTTCGATTCCATGTTGGTAAAGGTTTCGGCGCGTAGCCGAACGCTTGATGGTTGTTGTAGAAAAATGCGCCGTGCCTTGGCCGAATTCCGTATCCGTGGGGTGAATACCAATATGGCCTTTCTCGATAATATCTTGAAGCACGAAACTTTTCGCGAGGGCAAGGTAACGGTCAATTTCATTAAGAACGAACCTAAACTTTTTGAGTTCACCGAACCCCGAAACCGGGCCAATAAGCTGATTACATTTTTAGGGGAGGTCATAGTAAACGGCAATCCCGATGTTAAGAAGCTTGAGCCTGGCCGTATTTTTAGCAAACCGACAATTCCTTCCTTTCCGAAAATGGACGGGCATCCAAGGGGTACCAAGGATTTGTTGACCGAATTGGGGCCTGAGCAATTTGCCCAATGGCTCAAGGCGGAGAAAAAAGTACATTTTACCGATACCACCATGCGCGATGCCCACCAAAGTTTGTTGGCGACCCGCATGCGGACCATAGATATGATGAAAGTGGCCGAAGGCTATGCCAAGAATCATCCCGAAATATTTTCCATGGAAGTCTGGGGAGGCGCCACTTTTGATGTTTGCTTGAGGTTCTTGCATGAAAATCCATGGGAGCGTTTGGCCCTGTTGCGTAAGGCCATGCCCAACGTATTGCTGCAAATGCTTATTAGAGGTTCCAATGGCGTAGGGTATACGGCCTATCCCGATAACCTGATCGAGAAATTTGTAGAAGAATCGTGGAATACGGGCGTAGATGTCTTTAGGATTTTCGATTCGTTAAACTGGATGAAGTCCATTGCCCCATGTATTGAGCACGTACGAACCAGAACCGGTGGTTTGGCCGAAGGTTCCATTTGCTATACGGGCGATATTCTAAATCCCTCCAAAACAAAGTACGACCTAAAATACTACGTGCAACTCGCCAAGGATATCGAGAATGCCGGAGCCCATATTTTAGGTGTAAAGGATATGGCCGGACTCTTAAAGCCGAATGCCGCCTTTGAATTGATCCAGGCTTTGAAATCTGAAATCAATATTCCTATCCATTTACATACCCACGATACTTCCTCGGTACAGACGGCTACCTATTTAAAGGCGGTCGAAGCTGGTGTAGACGTGGTCGATGTGGCTTTGGGCGGACTTTCGGGACTCACTTCCCAGCCCAACTTCAATTCGGTCTTGGAGATGCTCCGCTTTCATGAGCGCGAGAATCCGATGAATACCGAAAAACTCGCCGAATACTCCAACTATTGGGAAACTGTCCGTAATTACTATTACACTTTTGAATCGGGATTGAAATCGGGTACGGGCGATGTGTACCATCATGAAATTCCTGGAGGACAATATTCCAACCTAAAAGGACAGGCCATTGCCTTGGGGCTTGAGGATAAGTTTACCGAGGTCACCAAAATGTACGCCGAGGTCAACCAAATGTTCGGGGATATCATCAAGGTTACCCCGAGCTCGAAAGTAGTCGGCGATATGGCGCAATATATGATCAGCAACAACCTAAGCGTTGCGGATGTTATGGAAAAGGGAGAGGATATTTCTTTTCCCGAATCGGTAAAAAGCTTTTTTAGGGGAGACTTGGGACAACCGGTCGGTGGATTTCCAAAGAAATTGCAGAAAATCGTTCTAAAGGACGAAAAGCCATATACCAACAGGCCCAACGCGCATCTCGAACCCATAGATTTTGATAAGGAGTTCAAGGCTTTTAGGCGAAAGTTCAAAAAGGGAATGGGTAGGGAACTCGAAATGACCGATTTTCTTTCCTATAAATTATACCCGAAAGTCTTTACCGATGCCTATAACAACCATGTGAAGTACGGAAATTTGGTAAATATACCGACGAAAAATTTCTTCTACGGCATGGAAGTGGGAGAAGAGATCATGGTCGAGCTCGAAGGGGGAAAGAACGTTCTGATTTCATTGATGCTCAAAGGTGAGCCCGATGAGGCCGGTAACGTTAGTATCTTCTTTAAGATCAACGGTCAACTTAGAAATATTTTGATCAAGGATACTTCCGTAAAAGTGGAAAAGCAGGAAAATATAAAAGTAGACCCGAGTGATCCCAAACAAATTGGGGCGCCATTGCAGGGACTACTTTCCAATGTACTTGTCAAGACGGGCCAAGAGGTGAAAAGGAACCAGCCGCTCTTCGTTATCGAGGCCATGAAAATGGAGACGACCGTAACGGCTACCGAAGAGGGGGTTGTTGCTAAAATACAATTACAAGGGGGGTCTTTGGTAAATTCCGAAGATTTGGTATTGACTTTAAAATAG
- the coaD gene encoding pantetheine-phosphate adenylyltransferase, giving the protein MRRAIFPGSFDPLTLGHFDIIQRGITLFDELIIAIGVNSEKKYMFTLEERMHFIEQAFKDEPKIKVLTYEGLTVDFCKKIEADFILRGLRNPGDFEFEKAIAHTNRKLSEIETVFLLTSSGKSYISSSIVRDVIRNGGDYTGLVPDTVRIS; this is encoded by the coding sequence ATGAGACGCGCAATTTTTCCCGGTTCTTTCGACCCTTTGACCCTAGGCCACTTCGATATCATACAAAGAGGTATCACCCTGTTCGACGAACTTATCATTGCCATTGGTGTAAATTCCGAAAAGAAATACATGTTCACCTTAGAAGAGCGCATGCACTTCATCGAACAGGCGTTCAAAGACGAGCCTAAAATAAAGGTACTCACTTACGAAGGGCTGACCGTAGACTTTTGTAAGAAAATAGAAGCGGACTTCATTCTGAGGGGGTTAAGAAATCCGGGGGACTTTGAATTTGAAAAAGCGATTGCCCATACGAACAGAAAATTATCTGAAATAGAAACCGTTTTTTTATTGACCTCCTCAGGAAAATCTTACATCAGCTCGTCAATTGTCAGGGACGTAATTCGAAACGGAGGCGACTATACGGGCCTCGTACCGGATACCGTACGTATTTCATAG
- a CDS encoding PAS domain-containing sensor histidine kinase — protein MLNGTKTIQNNPLVKQLPSATVFTNKKFEVVYASDKFVRDFGFDSQLVFGKPINELFTTLSDNWENTLYNCLSNSSEHLNVTYSLKSEADAKWYKWSCTAWLNDTNETMGLIIHFNDITEEKLKGEKVAKLQSLLDATCEISKIGVWEYDFMSDTLIGCDVIREIYGVSKDYKFSFDSAISQYKDGHSRNTIAMHVHDTLMNGKTWNEKLQFKTIKGKEIWVQVAGMPTYIDGKIVGLKGTLQNIEEQIRREAKTKENELLMRTLIDNLPLNVFIKDTESRKILVNKSECEYMGVENPDQLLGKNDFDLFDKDVAQISRAEDLHVMETLIPMLGRETTSRTKDGKMVTFLTSKIPLKSNNGKAQGLVGISMDITDLKQKEQELRDLINVTSQQNKKLVNFAHIVSHNLRSHTANFSMLLDFLAHEKNENEKVKITEMLTQASDNLLETLENLNEVVAINTNINLKKKPVRLNQRIASVKHNLKPFFTSNEARIINTISDDVKINVIPSYIDSILMNFFTNAIKYKHPDRSPIIRLETKHEEGYTILSISDNGLGIDLNKYGEKLFGMYKTFHDHSDSRGIGLYITKNQIEAMNGKVTVASEVGVGTTFKIYFNEQN, from the coding sequence ATGTTGAACGGAACCAAAACCATACAAAACAACCCCCTTGTAAAACAGCTGCCATCAGCCACTGTTTTCACGAACAAAAAGTTCGAGGTTGTGTATGCGTCCGATAAATTCGTACGTGATTTTGGTTTTGATTCCCAGCTCGTTTTTGGCAAACCCATCAACGAACTGTTCACTACTTTGTCGGACAATTGGGAGAACACTTTGTACAACTGCCTTTCCAATTCTTCTGAGCACCTCAACGTTACTTACAGCTTAAAAAGCGAAGCAGATGCCAAATGGTATAAATGGTCATGCACGGCTTGGCTGAACGATACCAATGAAACCATGGGGCTGATCATTCACTTTAACGATATTACCGAAGAGAAACTAAAAGGGGAAAAAGTAGCCAAGCTTCAATCACTTCTTGATGCCACTTGCGAAATCAGTAAAATAGGCGTTTGGGAATATGATTTTATGAGCGATACACTTATCGGCTGTGATGTTATTCGCGAAATCTATGGGGTTTCCAAAGATTACAAATTCAGCTTTGACTCGGCCATCAGCCAATACAAAGACGGACACAGTAGAAATACCATTGCCATGCACGTGCACGATACCTTAATGAACGGTAAGACTTGGAATGAAAAACTACAGTTCAAAACTATAAAGGGCAAGGAAATTTGGGTACAGGTAGCTGGTATGCCCACCTATATCGACGGTAAAATCGTAGGCCTAAAAGGCACTTTACAGAACATAGAGGAACAGATACGCCGTGAGGCCAAGACCAAGGAAAACGAGCTCTTGATGCGCACGCTTATCGACAACCTGCCCCTGAACGTTTTTATAAAGGACACAGAGTCTCGAAAAATTCTGGTAAACAAATCGGAATGCGAGTATATGGGCGTCGAAAATCCCGACCAATTATTGGGGAAAAATGATTTTGATCTCTTTGATAAAGACGTAGCCCAAATATCGAGGGCAGAAGACCTCCATGTAATGGAAACCTTAATACCTATGTTGGGCCGTGAAACGACCAGCAGGACCAAAGATGGTAAAATGGTGACCTTTCTCACCTCAAAAATACCCTTAAAATCCAACAACGGAAAGGCTCAGGGCCTCGTAGGTATCAGTATGGATATCACGGACCTGAAACAAAAAGAACAAGAACTACGCGACCTGATCAACGTTACTTCCCAACAAAACAAAAAACTGGTCAACTTCGCACATATCGTTTCGCACAACCTACGTTCGCACACAGCTAATTTTTCTATGCTTTTAGACTTTTTGGCCCACGAAAAGAACGAAAACGAAAAGGTTAAGATTACAGAAATGCTTACCCAAGCTTCTGACAATCTACTGGAAACCCTAGAAAACCTGAACGAGGTAGTTGCCATAAACACCAATATCAACCTTAAAAAGAAACCCGTACGGCTCAACCAACGTATAGCTTCTGTAAAACATAATCTCAAACCTTTTTTTACAAGCAACGAGGCCCGAATTATCAATACGATTAGCGACGATGTAAAAATAAACGTTATACCATCGTACATCGACAGCATACTGATGAACTTCTTTACCAATGCCATCAAATACAAGCATCCGGACAGAAGCCCTATAATCAGGCTGGAAACTAAACATGAGGAGGGCTACACCATTCTCTCCATCTCAGATAACGGACTCGGTATCGATCTGAATAAGTATGGCGAAAAATTATTCGGTATGTACAAGACCTTTCACGACCATAGTGATTCTAGAGGTATTGGCCTATACATTACAAAAAATCAAATTGAAGCTATGAACGGCAAAGTAACCGTTGCCAGTGAGGTAGGCGTAGGCACCACCTTCAAAATCTATTTTAATGAACAAAATTGA